From a region of the Calonectris borealis chromosome 2, bCalBor7.hap1.2, whole genome shotgun sequence genome:
- the SALL3 gene encoding sal-like protein 3 translates to MSRRKQAKPQHLKSDEELQAEVVSEHAVPGEGADDGDSGNESRSGSEETNICEKCCAEFFKWTDFLEHKKSCTKNPLVLIVNEDEAAPPPAEEFPEPSPASSPSDQAESEAAEEGVQAENNDSSEIKTTEKEEEPMEVETSAEKSFQNQGTSNTATPLPQIPEPSSMTSYNMPNTNVTLETLLSTKVAVAQFSQSARTTASASISSGVTAVAIPMILEQLMALQQQQIHQLQLIEQIRSQVAMMNRQPLRPSLNPVVAAQGGPGQASNQLQGFATSAAVQLTAVIPPAIVGQAASGQPAAFDGSQHISRPTSGASTPNISSGGSSAPPESSVPSSSNAITSITPVSVSNAPNSASQPQNASTPPSIGHGSLTSVSSLPNPLLPQTSSNSVIFPNPLVSIAATANALDPLSALMKHRKGKPPNVSVFEPKSSSEDPFFKHKCRFCAKVFGSDSALQIHLRSHTGERPFKCNICGNRFSTKGNLKVHFQRHKEKYPHIQMNPYPVPEYLDNVPTCSGIPYGMSLPPEKPVTTWLDSKPVLPTVPTSIGLQLPPTIPGVNSYGDSPSITPMSRSPQRPSPASSECTSLSPSLNTSESGVPASAESPQPVQSGASLAKAEPVTLPPTSTRLGDLSAGGQVSTASTSSIPTAVTDSSVATSLPNPVLPVVSDQFKAKFPFGGLLDSMQTSETSKLQQLVENIDKKMTDPNQCVICHRVLSCQSALKMHYRTHTGERPFKCKICGRAFTTKGNLKTHFGVHRAKPPLRVQHSCPICQKKFTNAVVLQQHIRMHMGGQIPNTPLPEGFQDAMDSELSYDEKNVDTLSNFDDDIDENSMEEDPELKDTASDSSKPLISYSGSCPSSPPSVISSIAALENQMKMIDSVMNCQQLTGLKSIENGSGESDHLSNDSSSAVGDLESQSAGSPAMSESSSSMQALSPVNSNSESFRSKSPGLSNQEEPQEIQLKTEKPDSPPPATENGGALDLTSTNPGRPVIKEEAPFSLLFLNRERGPSQSTPSLVTSTAPTMIKMEVNGHSKPISLGEVPSLPAGIQVPAAPQTVMSPGITPMLAPPPRRTPKQHNCQSCGKTFSSASALQIHERTHTGEKPFGCTICGRAFTTKGNLKVHMGTHMWNNAPARRGRRLSVENPMALLGGDALKFSEMFQKDLAARAMNVDPNFWNQYAAAITNGLAMKNNEISVIQNGGIPQLPVSLGGGAIPPLSNLTGGMDKARTGSSPPIVGLDKASSETGASRPFTRFIEDNKEIGIN, encoded by the exons ATGTCTCGTCGAAAGCAAGCGAAACCCCAGCATCTCAAATCGGACGAAGAGCTGCAAGCGGAGGTAGTTTCTGAGCACG CAGTCCCAGGAGAAGGAGCAGATGATGGTGATAGCGGTAACGAGAGCAGGAGCGGAAGCGAAGAAACCAACATTTGTGAGAAATGCTGCGCCGAGTTCTTCAAGTGGACGGACTTCCTGGAGCACAAGAAGAGCTGCACTAAAAACCCCCTGGTGCTGATCGTGAACGAAGATGAAGCAGCTCCACCCCCCGCTGAGGAGTTCCCCGAGCCCTCGCCCGCTAGCTCTCCTAGTGACCAGGCAGAGAGTGAAGCTGCTGAAGAAGGCGTCCAGGCAGAAAACAATGATAGCTCTGAGATAAAAACCACggaaaaggaagaagagccaATGGAGGTAGAAACTTCTGCGGAGAAAAGTTTCCAGAATCAAGGCACCTCAAACACAGCTACTCCTCTACCTCAGATCCCTGAACCATCTTCCATGACAAGCTATAACATGCCAAACACCAATGTCACGCTAGAGACTCTGCTGAGCACTAAAGTGGCGGTCGCGCAGTTCTCGCAGAGCGCACGGACCACCGCTTCCGCGAGCATCAGCAGTGGGGTGACGGCCGTGGCCATCCCCATGATCCTGGAGCAGCTCatggccctgcagcagcagcagattcaCCAGCTCCAGCTAATCGAGCAGATCCGCAGTCAAGTGGCAATGATGAACCGCCAGCCGCTACGGCCATCCCTCAACCCGGTTGTGGCCGCCCAGGGTGGTCCCGGGCAGGCATCCAACCAGCTGCAGGGGTTCGCCACCAGCGCTGCTGTCCAGCTCACCGCAGTCATTCCTCCCGCCATCGTGGGGCAGGCCGCCAGCGGTCAGCCCGCTGCCTTCGACGGCTCTCAGCACATCTCAAGACCTACATCTGGAGCAAGTACGCCCAATATATCCAGCGGTGGCTCTTCCGCCCCACCTGAATCAAGCGTACCTTCCTCCTCGAACGCAATTACGTCCATAACTCCCGTTTCCGTGTCAAACGCTCCTAACAGTGCTTCGCAGCCCCAGAATGCTTCGACTCCGCCTTCAATAGGACATGGAAGCCTCACCTCAGTGTCCAGCCTGCCAAACCCACTTCTACCTCAGACTTCATCAAATAGTGTGATCTTCCCCAATCCGCTGGTTAGCATCGCTGCAACGGCTAACGCGCTAGATCCTCTGTCTGCCCTTATGAAGCACCGCAAAGGAAAGCCACCAAATGTGTCAGTGTTTGAACCCAAGTCAAGCTCTGAGGATcccttttttaaacataaatgcCGATTTTGTGCCAAGGTCTTTGGAAGTGACAGTGCTTTACAAATTCACCTCCGCTCGCATACAGGCGAAAGACCTTTTAAATGTAACATATGCGGAAACCGCTTTTCCACAAAGGGCAACCTGAAAGTTCATTTTCAGAGGCATAAAGAGAAATACCCTCATATTCAGATGAACCCTTATCCTGTTCCAGAATACCTCGATAACGTGCCCACCTGCTCTGGAATCCCATACGGGATGTCGCTGCCCCCCGAAAAGCCGGTCACAACGTGGTTAGACAGCAAACCTGTTTTACCGACCGTCCCAACTTCCATCGGGCTCCAGCTGCCCCCCACTATACCCGGTGTGAACAGTTACGGAGATTCTCCAAGTATCACTCCTATGAGCAGGTCACCCCAGAGgccttctcctgcctccagcGAATGCACTTCTCTATCCCCGAGCCTCAACACTTCTGAGTCGGGCGTTCCAGCGTCTGCTGAATCCCCGCAGCCCGTTCAGAGTGGCGCATCCCTGGCCAAGGCGGAACCTGTCACTCTGCCTCCCACGAGCACACGGCTCGGGGACCTTTCTGCAGGTGGGCAAGTTTCCACAGCTTCCACGTCTTCAATTCCTACTGCTGTTACAGACAGCAGCGTTGCAACAAGCCTCCCAAACCCTGTGCTTCCAGTAGTGTCTGACCAGTTTAAGGCAAAGTTTCCATTCGGTGGTCTGCTAGACTCTATGCAAACGTCAGAAACCTCAAAACTACAACAGCTAGTGGAGAACATTGATAAGAAGATGACAGATCCAAATCAATGCGTCATTTGTCACCGTGTGCTTAGTTGTCAGAGCGCTCTCAAGATGCATTACAGAACACATACAGGAGAAAGaccatttaaatgcaaaatttgtgGACGTGCCTTTACTACAAAAGGCAATCTAAAAACACATTTTGGAGTTCATCGAGCGAAGCCACCACTTAGAGTACAGCACTCGTGTCCCATTTGTCAGAAGAAATTTACAAATGCGGTTGTTCTTCAGCAGCACATACGTATGCATATGGGCGGGCAAATTCCAAACACGCCACTACCAGAGGGCTTCCAGGACGCCATGGACTCAGAGCTTTCCTACGATGAGAAGAACGTTGACACGCTGAGCAACTTCGACGATGACATTGATGAAAATTCTATGGAAGAGGACCCAGAGCTAAAGGACACGGCAAGTGACTCATCCAAACCCCTTATCTCTTACTCTGGGTCATGTCCTTCTTCACCACCTTCTGTGATCTCCAGTATTGCTGCTTTGGAGAATCAAATGAAAATGATTGATTCTGTCATGAACTGTCAGCAGCTGACCGGTTTAAAATCCATAGAAAATGGATCAGGGGAAAGTGACCATTTGAGCAATGACTCCTCATCAGCCGTTGGTGATCTCGAAAGCCAGAGTGCAGGCAGCCCTGCAATGTCAGAGTCTTCTTCCTCCATGCAAGCTTTGTCTCCTGTAAATAGCAATAGTGAAAGTTTCAGATCAAAGTCCCCAGGTCTCAGTAACCAGGAAGAGCCACAAGAAATACaattaaagacagaaaaaccAGACAGTCCACCACCTGCAACTGAAAATGGAGGCGCATTAGATCTGACATCCACCAACCCGGGAAGACCGGTCATCAAAGAGGAGGCTCCTTTTAGCCTGCTGTTCCTGAACAGAGAACGTG GTCCCAGCCAAAGTACTCCTAGCCTGGTCACCAGTACAGCGCCTACCATGATCAAAATGGAAGTGAACGGTCACAGCAAGCCGATCTCTTTGGGTGAGGTTCCCTCGCTTCCAGCTGGAATCCAGGTTCCTGCTGCACCACAGACAGTGATGAGTCCGGGGATCACCCCTATGCTGGCACCCCCCCCTCGCCGGACTCCCAAGCAGCACAACTGTCAGTCGTGCGGGAAGACCTTCTCCTCAGCAAGTGCACTGCAGATACACGAGCGCACCCATACCGGTGAAAAACCGTTTGGTTGCACAATCTGTGGTAGAGCTTTTACCACAAAGGGGAATCTTAAG GTTCACATGGGAACTCACATGTGGAATAATGCCCCTGcacgccgcggccgccgcctctCCGTGGAAAACCCCATGGCTCTGCTCGGTGGCGACGCGCTCAAGTTCTCCGAGATGTTCCAGAAGGATTTGGCAGCTCGGGCCATGAACGTTGACCCCAATTTTTGGAACCAATACGCTGCAGCTATCACTAACGGACTTGCTATGAAGAACAATGAGATTTCTGTCATACAGAACGGAGGCATTCCCCAGCTCCCAGTAAGTCTAGGCGGAGGCGCCATCCCGCCTCTAAGTAACCTTACCGGTGGCATGGACAAAGCTCGCACGGGCAGCAGCCCTCCCATTGTCGGTCTGGACAAAGCAAGTTCTGAAACGGGAGCCAGTCGTCCATTCACCAGGTTTATTGAGGATAATAAAGAGATTGGCATAAATTAA